The sequence below is a genomic window from bacterium.
CATTCTATATAATATATCGGCATTTTTGAGAGGAAACCTTAAGAGGCTTTTTTTGCGAAAAATATTTTCTTATTTTCCAGGAAGGCTTGATAATATAGCCTTTATAACTTCACCGAGAATTGCTAATAAAGTGCGATTAACTTCGGCTGAACGAGGGCAGTTAGAAGAGATTGTGCGTAAAGGGAAAGCATTAGCATATAAGATTCGTCATGCCAATTTATTACTGGGTTTAGATGTGGATGGATTACATTGGACTGATGAACAGGCGGCAGAAGCCTTTCATTGCAATGTTAACACGGTGGCAAACATTCGTCAACGATCTAAAGTTGATTGGGCTGAAGAAATTAAAATGCTTCTTGATGTTGACTATCCTGAAGCAGAGAAGGTAATTTTGGTGTGTGATAATTTGAACACACATAAGATAGGTTCTCTATATGAAGCATTTGAACCGGCTGAAGCACTTCGGTTAGTACAACGATTAGAAATCCATTATACTCCCAAACATGGCAGTTGGTTAAATATAGCAGAAGTAGAGTTAAGTGCTTTAAGTAGGCAGAGTTTGGATTGTCGGATACCAGATATAGAAACATTAAGCAAAGTAACCAAGCAATGGGGACAAACCCGCAATGCAAACCAGAAAGGAGTAGATTGGCAATTTACAACTGAGGATGCCCGCATTCGCTTGAAGCATTTGTACCCCAAAATTCAAATGTGATGAACCAGTAGCCGTAGAGAATATTGGTATGGGTTTAGCTTTAATGGAACAAATGAAATCCGAAATTCGAAATCTCAAAACAAATTCAAATGACTAAAATTGAA
It includes:
- a CDS encoding transposase, whose amino-acid sequence is ILYNISAFLRGNLKRLFLRKIFSYFPGRLDNIAFITSPRIANKVRLTSAERGQLEEIVRKGKALAYKIRHANLLLGLDVDGLHWTDEQAAEAFHCNVNTVANIRQRSKVDWAEEIKMLLDVDYPEAEKVILVCDNLNTHKIGSLYEAFEPAEALRLVQRLEIHYTPKHGSWLNIAEVELSALSRQSLDCRIPDIETLSKVTKQWGQTRNANQKGVDWQFTTEDARIRLKHLYPKIQM